The segment GCTATGAACAGATCCAGAATGATCATCGTCAGCTGCACGTCGGTAAAGTTGGACTCGGGGTTGGAATCCTTGCGATCGCGCATCTCCTTAATGTACGCGTAGATCAGATCGTCCACCGCTTTATCGGCGGAGAAGTTCTCGTGATGCTGCTCGATCGTTGGAGTGAAGAATTCCGTCAGCTGTTTGTTGAAGCGACGCAGCAAGTTGTAGCCACTCCATTCCGGTGCGATAAACCGTAGCCAGGGCAGTTGATTCAGGGTACCACCGGACATGTCGAAGGCTTTGGTACGTtcgtgaagcagcagcaaaagtcTTTGGAGACGATCGTCTTCTCGCGGAACGCGGGAACCGGTTACGATCGTCCAGAGCACATTGATCACACTGATCGCGAGGATCGATCCAGGCCAGATTGGTTGTTCCATTCGGTTTTCGAGCACATCCAGCAGTTCGTTTAGCTCCGTTTGAATCTGAGCTTGCATTTTCTGCCGTCCATAGCCAGCCTGTCGGAGATGGCGTGTGACGAAGCTTCTCTGCTCGTTCCAGAATTCGCCATCCGTAAAGGTGATGCCAAGTCTGTACGTTCAAAGgacattttaaaaatcgtaTCAGAATTTTACTCCTATAAATTACCGATCACTTACCTCGTCCCAAGCGTTCGTAATCGGACGAAGAAATTATCGGGTTTACTCTGGAACGCTTCGTTGAAGAAAATGTCCTTCACCTCATCGTATCCCAGTCCAACGACAACGCGTTCCCGACCAAGCTTCAGTCCAATCACGCTGCTTCGATACGATTCCGACAGTTTATCGAACACGTTCGCCAATAGTCCACCATGCTTGGCCGCCATCTTGCGCACTAGCGGAGTGTTGCCGACGATCGGTAGCCATCGGGGTCCTACAGGAAAGAGAAGCCACATTAGGACATAACGACTGAGAAAAGGGGAAGAGGATCTTACCAGGAGGATAGTTCGCTGGCCGCCATAGTTCCTTCAGCAGAAATGCTACCAGCAGGATCAGTGCTAGTGCTGCCAGCGTTAGTGTGATCATTGTGATTAGGTGCTTTGAGCTGTGGATCAACTCGAAGTATGATGCAAAGGCAACCAACCAACAGGCTTTAAGTATAGGCCCCCCTATCTTTGTTCGACTAGGCTTGTTGGAGTTCGATGTTTGCTTGTTGAACGAAGCGTGCAAACTGTAAAGCCTCCAGATTGTTATAGTTCTCCTTTAGAAATTGATTAGCATGGTTGCAGCTAGGTTTGGACCATTGGCCCATTCAAGCCGGCAAACGGCAGACCTCTCTCGGGTTTTAATGCCCAAAAAAGGCAAAGTTGCTAGGCGTAACAACCGTCTAACTAGTGCTTTGTTAAACTTCTTGAGGGCCGAGTTGGAAGGACCAAAAATGCTGCCTTACACGCTGTAAGTTGGAGTAGCCTTGATGTTTTGCATACTGATCGCAGTACATGCTAAGGGTATGTACGTATGTAAATTACATCGATAGGTGCATCGGTATGGCTCTACTGACTCGGTGTTCAATACGATCGTACTTTTCTACTCGATGTGCAGTGCGCGCCATGCCATGCTTCTcctttcttggcctgctcctatGGAGCACGTTTTAAAGACATTGCCTGGAGTTCAATCCGTTTCCAGAAAACACGGCCCATCCCATGTTGCATCCTatctccctcaggtctgactccacttgatccGGCCAAACAGCTCGCTGTGCTCTTCTAGGTCTCGTGCTGACGAGCATCTTCCTGGTAGTGCATGCCCTaaccagcgtatccttccggctttggcaACAGCTCAGAGAAggttcattctccttctccacaTGCATACACCGCGAAAGATAGTCCGTGTCTACTAGAGGACTACCGACCGTATCAGTGTGCGACatatggcgcatttcgtgcTCGCCATCTACAATGGTGCTGATTACTGGTGTCAGATATAGGCTATCAGTCCCAGATTCAAACACTCAAACCGCACGGCGTCCAAAATGATCGGCTGAGGAAGCGAACGTTGGTCAGTATTCCCCCAGGCTCCCCAGACATACACATCCCGCGTACGGTTTGGGGTGACTGCATCCAGACGTATCTGACTGGTTCATGCGTTTGAGGACTTTGTGACTTTCCAGGTGACTGCCGGCGTATCTTAATCACCTGGAcgttccttcttctttcttggtcgaAAAAGCTCTTAGGTcatggctgccatttctggcttactcgACTTATtggataccgcatagttgaatagtcagtcctcaataTGGGAGAACAGTTCAGATGGGAATGGAACTCcgaccctgccgtgtgaagactggcgccgttgtcgAATCTACTACCTGGCCGTCCACTGGCTGTTGGTCTGGAGCTTTGACGGTTGTCCTTGTGTTCATGTTAGGGTTTTAAGACTCAAATAGTCCGTAAGTATTGACAAGAGTATCGGGCGAGAGAGTATGGAGCTAGCAATCGCAGCATATTGTAGTCTAAAATGTGTAATCGATCCCGTTCGCATGACTGATCTGGAGGACCGCTGGAGGAAATGCTACCAAATGCAGACCAAACTCCCTTGAGGCCACATAGATCCAAAGAAGATGGAattgcttccatttttttgtatttatagAGTTTAGTCTTCAGTTCAATGTTTAAGAAACTGCATTTCCGTCTAATTTAACCTCTTGAAGGTCACTCTCGCAGCTTGCTCCAGCAAACCCCAATACTGAGTTCCTTCATCCAACCGAACGCTTGAAAGAGTTGCTAAGTTTAACCAATGTCTGGGACACCTTTTTGTTGAGCTACTTGCCATTTGGACAACAGCATTTGCACACCGAACCATGACAAAAGCTTCCGCGTACGGGTTTTGTGAATGAACTTGAACAGTTCCCCCTTTCGCACCGCCCCGGAGTACGCGGGACGCAACACTGAAAAGCGCCTGCGCTATCTTGATAACCTTCGTAACGGTGGGTCGTCCGTCGGTACTGCTTCGATCGGATCACTCGCAAGATCAGCAGACTCTTTAGAAGAGAAAACTcgaatgtttgttgtttggaacaccgatttgtttgttgcatCCCGCTAACTGCCAGCTAAAAACCCGGAACCTGGGTCAATCTAAACTTGTAGCATCACTTCCTGCACCGATGGCCACCAGCTCTAGCAGGCGTGTCGTTCTTAATAGACCCACCAGCAAGGAGCCAAACAACATCGCCCGCCTGGACCTGGACCAGTGCGTCCGGCTGTTCCAACCTGGACTGGGTTGTGCTGGAAGATGCTTGCCAGTGTTTAGATTAAGATGTCGCCTTAAAAATAGATCCCATCTTTGGatgttttatcgtttttttttcttcaccgctgcagtctgtgtgtgtgtgtggatcagCATTTACATTACAATGCAGGAACCTGGGCACGCCTGCCGGTGTCGTCCGATGGCCACTACTAAGCGTCGGAGTATAAAGCGCTTGGGGCGCTCGGGAGCTGGCGTCAGTCACGTCACGGTTCCCGTTGGACACGGTGTGTGGTGTTTGAGAAGGTCAGTTATTTGGTCGAGGAGCCATGTGGAACGGTGCACTGATCGCGATCGTAGTGTTGGCGATACTGTACTGCATTTGGGACGCCCGAAAGCCTAAGCGATTCCCACCCGGTAAGTGTTCGGGGATCGGGCACGCCAAGGAGGAGGACGAGCTCAACCACATTAATGTGCCACTCCGCATCCACTCCATTAGGACCCATCTGGCTTCCATTGATCGGGAGTGGTTTGGTGGTGTTGCAGCTGGTCCGTTCCCTGCAATACTTTCACCTGATGTGTATAGCACTCTGCCAGCGGTACGGCCCGATTGTTGGCGTTCGGTTCGGACAGGATCGGATCGTTGTTGTGTCGGGACGGGAAGCAATCCGTGCGATGTACGCAAAGGAACAGTTTGACGGTCGCCCTGATGGTTACTTCTTTCGGATGCGTTCGTTCGGCCAGCGGCTTGGGGTGGCCCTTACCGATGGTCCAAGCTGGGAGGTACAGCGTAAGTTTGCCGTGCGCACCATGAAACAGCTCGGCATGGGACGGAACGAGTTTCAGCGAGTGATCGAGCGGGAAGTGGTGGAGTTGGTTGAGGCTTTCCGGAGACGGGCGGCCACCGGCGAAACGTTTCCGATGAGCAGCTCCATGGATGTGGCGTTACTGAATGTGCTGTGGGTGTTGCTGGCGGGCCAACGGTTCGAGCTGGAGAACGAACGGTTGGGTTGGCTAGCTGACACGATTCATCAGACGTTCCACGTGATCGACGTATCGGGTGGAACGTTAAACAGGTTTCCTTGGTTGCGTTTTGTCTGCCCGGAAAGCTCCGGGTACGGTCCGATGCTGCGGTTACTGAAGCCTCTCTGGGGGTTTCTAGAGGTAACGGTTAAGCACACTAGCAGCTCTTGAAGCTGTACTAATGATTCACCTATTGAAcgctgctctctctctcgctctcaggAAACGATTGAAGCGATCAGGAAGAACCCGCACTGTCCCAATCGACGCGACAGTCTCATCTCGGCCTTCCTGGTGGAGATGTCCCGTGCGGAGCATCACGATTCGTTCACCGATTCGCAGCTCGTCAGCCTGTGTCTGGATCTGTTTCAGGCCAGTATTGAGACGATCAGCAGTGTGCTTGGATTCGCTTTCCTGTACATGCTCCACTATCCGGATGTGATGCGCAGGGTGCAGCAGGAGCTGGCGGCCGTCGTTGGACCCGAACGACTTCCAACGGCTAACGATAGACCG is part of the Anopheles stephensi strain Indian unplaced genomic scaffold, UCI_ANSTEP_V1.0 ucontig283, whole genome shotgun sequence genome and harbors:
- the LOC118516384 gene encoding probable cytochrome P450 305a1 is translated as MITLTLAALALILLVAFLLKELWRPANYPPGPRWLPIVGNTPLVRKMAAKHGGLLANVFDKLSESYRSSVIGLKLGRERVVVGLGYDEVKDIFFNEAFQSKPDNFFVRLRTLGTRLGITFTDGEFWNEQRSFVTRHLRQAGYGRQKMQAQIQTELNELLDVLENRMEQPIWPGSILAISVINVLWTIVTGSRVPREDDRLQRLLLLLHERTKAFDMSGGTLNQLPWLRFIAPEWSGYNLLRRFNKQLTEFFTPTIEQHHENFSADKAVDDLIYAYIKEMRDRKDSNPESNFTDVQLTMIILDLFIAGGHTTSTTIDLALMMMLVRPDLQTKIHSEIDTALRHDAAPHYDDHHKLPYVEAFLLEVHRFFSIAPVSGPRRALADCTLGGYRVPKNTTVLYGLRNVHMDPEHWGDPEVFRPERFLGEERQIVNTERLFAFGQGKRRCLGETLARSCLFTIFVGVMQRYCLVKPEDEGHESDMAPSLTLRPGITLSAKPYNVVFKRRKQADF
- the LOC118516377 gene encoding methyl farnesoate epoxidase-like — protein: MWNGALIAIVVLAILYCIWDARKPKRFPPGPIWLPLIGSGLVVLQLVRSLQYFHLMCIALCQRYGPIVGVRFGQDRIVVVSGREAIRAMYAKEQFDGRPDGYFFRMRSFGQRLGVALTDGPSWEVQRKFAVRTMKQLGMGRNEFQRVIEREVVELVEAFRRRAATGETFPMSSSMDVALLNVLWVLLAGQRFELENERLGWLADTIHQTFHVIDVSGGTLNRFPWLRFVCPESSGYGPMLRLLKPLWGFLEETIEAIRKNPHCPNRRDSLISAFLVEMSRAEHHDSFTDSQLVSLCLDLFQASIETISSVLGFAFLYMLHYPDVMRRVQQELAAVVGPERLPTANDRPQLPYTEAVILEVERIATIVPGGLVHRAMEDVELCGYQIPKDAIVLPLLYSLQMDAKYWTDPGVFRPDRFLTAEGDRVVQHDLFIPFGAGRRRCLGEALAKPAVFLFFSAILHSFTIECADKELPTLRGVDGITLSPQPYTLRLLDRLGR